In Flavobacterium sp., a single window of DNA contains:
- a CDS encoding glycoside hydrolase, whose translation MKFKTQNKISLLCAGLLFANTFLVSCDSENNGNSNSEAAVAELKINLDANLQTMESFGASDAWQCNFIGKNWPSDKRNKIADLLFSKEVDADGNPKGIGLSLWRFNLGAGSAEQGDASDITDEWRRTECFTTDGVNYNMNKQAGQVWFMKAAKERGVEKLLAFANSAPVYLTQNGKAHATIKEFYNLKDGKMPDLADFWVNSLDKLKTEHGLTIDYVSPFNEPQYEWDGTSQEGSPATNANIYSFVNTLSPKLQSKGLEAQIVVGEAGAYEPLYKTVSGKESRSNQVDYFFGANSAKKISGLSNVKKTISAHSYWQAWPLNEMVSSRQLAASRIQGAGNISLWSSEYCVLESPGTAELPGGAGSGRDLGMSLALWTARIINTDIAVGGVTSWQWWTAISRGDYKDGLIHVDDGASNGAGNADYCKNDGYIRDSKTLWALGNFSFFVKPGMVRVQIPSVDNATSVNDVMVTAYKDAANKKLVVVAVNISKSAKAYKLNLGGGALVDGKLTPYTTSETLSLKKGTVVDAAGFEIPARAIVTYIGTYK comes from the coding sequence ATGAAGTTTAAAACACAAAATAAAATAAGTCTGCTGTGTGCAGGCTTGCTTTTCGCTAACACTTTTTTGGTTAGCTGCGATTCTGAAAATAATGGAAATTCAAATTCAGAAGCTGCAGTTGCGGAATTAAAAATTAATCTGGATGCCAATCTTCAAACAATGGAAAGCTTTGGAGCTTCGGATGCGTGGCAGTGTAATTTTATCGGGAAAAACTGGCCTTCGGATAAAAGAAACAAAATAGCCGATTTATTATTCAGTAAAGAGGTTGATGCCGACGGAAACCCCAAAGGAATTGGATTATCGTTATGGCGTTTTAATCTTGGAGCAGGAAGTGCAGAACAAGGTGATGCCAGCGATATTACCGACGAATGGAGACGTACAGAATGTTTTACAACTGATGGTGTAAATTATAACATGAACAAACAAGCCGGACAGGTTTGGTTTATGAAAGCAGCCAAAGAACGCGGAGTTGAAAAATTATTAGCTTTTGCCAACAGTGCTCCGGTTTATTTAACTCAAAACGGAAAAGCACACGCCACCATAAAAGAATTTTACAATTTAAAAGATGGAAAAATGCCTGATCTGGCTGATTTCTGGGTAAACTCTTTAGACAAATTAAAAACAGAACACGGTTTAACAATCGATTATGTAAGTCCGTTTAACGAACCGCAATACGAATGGGACGGTACAAGTCAGGAAGGTTCTCCGGCTACGAATGCCAACATTTACAGTTTTGTAAATACATTATCTCCAAAACTGCAGTCAAAAGGATTAGAAGCACAGATTGTGGTTGGAGAAGCAGGAGCTTACGAACCGCTTTATAAAACCGTTTCAGGAAAAGAAAGCAGATCCAATCAGGTTGATTATTTCTTTGGAGCTAATTCAGCTAAAAAAATCAGTGGATTAAGCAACGTAAAGAAAACTATTTCGGCACACAGTTACTGGCAGGCATGGCCGTTAAACGAAATGGTTTCGTCAAGACAATTAGCAGCTTCGAGAATTCAGGGAGCAGGAAATATCAGTCTTTGGTCATCAGAATATTGTGTTTTAGAAAGTCCGGGAACTGCAGAATTACCAGGTGGAGCAGGTTCAGGAAGAGATTTAGGAATGTCTTTGGCACTTTGGACAGCAAGAATCATCAATACAGATATTGCAGTTGGCGGAGTTACTTCATGGCAATGGTGGACAGCGATTAGCCGAGGCGATTACAAAGACGGATTAATTCACGTAGACGATGGTGCCAGCAATGGAGCAGGAAATGCTGATTATTGTAAAAACGATGGTTATATCAGAGATTCAAAAACACTTTGGGCATTAGGAAACTTTTCATTTTTCGTAAAACCCGGAATGGTAAGAGTGCAAATTCCGAGTGTAGATAATGCCACTTCCGTGAATGATGTAATGGTAACCGCATATAAAGATGCAGCAAATAAAAAACTAGTAGTAGTTGCAGTTAACATCAGCAAATCGGCGAAAGCCTACAAATTAAATCTTGGTGGAGGAGCTTTAGTTGATGGTAAATTAACACCTTATACAACTTCTGAAACTTTGAGTCTGAAAAAAGGAACTGTGGTTGATGCGGCGGGATTTGAGATTCCGGCAAGGGCAATCGTCACATACATTGGAACTTATAAGTAA
- a CDS encoding sugar-binding domain-containing protein has translation MFRKKIILPVFLFSCISAFSQISFGDSQKINDNWKFNLQETPDAKNTTFDDSKWQSVNVPHDWSVKGQLSPTLASCTGYLPGGIGWYRKSVNIPQSKSGEKVYLYFEGVYNRSEVFINGHSLGKRPNGYISFTYDATQYVKFGGENTISVRVDHSQSADSRWYTGSGIYRNVWLVYANPVHIGQWGVYAYPEVKNGTGTLNVEVDVENGSALKSSLTVVNELISKDGKSVAKSSSKLEVAANQNGKISTKLNVKNPQIWDLENPNLYQLKTTVLKDGKQIDQTVTKTGFRTFTFDPNNGFALNGKWMKMKGVCLHHDAGVLGSAVPREVWETRLKTLKEIGVNAIRTSHNPQAPVFYELCDELGILVLNEAYDEWEFPKRKWLEGWNYGTPGFEGSFDIFAEYAEKDLEDFVRRDRNHLSVFGWSIGNEVDYPNDPYSHPVLDKGKDGFGQAAYGGYKKDAPDAMRLGAIAKRLVAAVKKYDKTRPTTAGLAGVAMSNETEYPGALDITGYNYTESKYQSDHEKYPKRVIYGSENVHDMEPWLAVKNNKHIFGQFLWTGIDYLGESGRWPSRGFYSGLVDFAGVIKPRGYFRQSLWSDKPMAYIGTYPLTNEKDISKDAWAIWNYKDGEKIRVVCYTNAAKARLELNGKVVGETKPYDEKTGIIYWDIPFASGKLEVIGLNKEDKEVSRFNITSTQQPVELTIADKNITISKDKGVAKIMVQVKDQNGLAVMLSDNEVTCTINGPGILLGLEAGNNSDMTDYTDNVQRVFHGHIAAYIQSTGEAQPIKVTFTSQWLKPVEVTINVK, from the coding sequence ATGTTTAGAAAAAAAATCATATTACCCGTATTTCTCTTCTCATGTATATCGGCGTTTAGTCAGATATCATTTGGAGATTCACAAAAAATAAACGACAACTGGAAATTCAATCTTCAGGAAACTCCGGATGCAAAAAATACAACCTTTGACGACAGTAAATGGCAGTCCGTAAACGTTCCGCACGATTGGAGCGTAAAAGGACAATTAAGCCCAACATTGGCAAGCTGTACAGGATATCTGCCGGGCGGAATTGGATGGTACAGAAAATCAGTAAATATTCCGCAGAGCAAAAGCGGTGAAAAAGTCTATTTATACTTTGAAGGCGTTTACAACAGAAGTGAAGTTTTTATCAACGGACATTCTTTAGGAAAACGTCCAAACGGCTATATTTCATTTACTTATGATGCCACACAATATGTAAAATTTGGAGGAGAAAATACCATTTCTGTTCGCGTAGATCACAGTCAAAGTGCCGATTCACGCTGGTATACCGGTTCAGGAATTTATAGAAATGTCTGGCTGGTATACGCAAATCCGGTTCATATTGGGCAATGGGGCGTTTATGCTTATCCAGAAGTGAAAAACGGAACGGGAACTTTAAATGTTGAGGTTGATGTAGAAAATGGTTCAGCTTTAAAATCAAGTCTTACGGTTGTAAATGAATTGATTTCGAAAGATGGAAAATCAGTAGCAAAATCTTCTTCAAAATTAGAAGTTGCTGCGAATCAAAACGGAAAAATTTCGACCAAATTAAATGTAAAAAATCCACAAATCTGGGATTTAGAAAACCCGAATTTGTATCAGCTTAAAACAACCGTTTTAAAAGACGGTAAACAAATCGATCAAACCGTAACCAAAACAGGTTTCAGAACTTTTACTTTCGATCCGAACAATGGTTTTGCTTTGAATGGAAAATGGATGAAAATGAAAGGCGTTTGTCTGCATCACGATGCGGGAGTTTTAGGTTCGGCAGTTCCGCGCGAAGTTTGGGAAACCAGATTAAAAACATTAAAAGAAATTGGTGTAAATGCCATCCGCACAAGTCACAATCCGCAAGCTCCGGTTTTCTATGAACTTTGCGATGAATTAGGAATTTTAGTTTTAAACGAAGCTTATGACGAATGGGAATTTCCAAAACGCAAATGGCTCGAAGGCTGGAATTACGGAACTCCGGGATTTGAAGGTTCGTTTGATATTTTTGCAGAATATGCTGAAAAAGATTTAGAAGATTTTGTACGCCGTGACCGCAATCATTTATCTGTTTTTGGATGGAGTATTGGTAACGAAGTTGATTATCCAAACGATCCGTATTCGCATCCGGTTTTAGATAAAGGAAAAGACGGTTTTGGACAAGCAGCTTATGGAGGTTACAAAAAAGATGCTCCGGATGCCATGCGTCTTGGAGCCATCGCAAAACGTTTAGTTGCCGCAGTAAAAAAATACGATAAAACACGACCAACAACAGCTGGTTTAGCAGGAGTTGCCATGTCTAACGAAACCGAATATCCGGGCGCTTTAGACATTACAGGATATAATTATACAGAAAGTAAATACCAAAGCGATCACGAGAAATATCCTAAAAGAGTAATTTACGGAAGCGAGAATGTTCACGATATGGAACCTTGGCTTGCCGTAAAAAACAACAAACATATTTTCGGACAGTTTTTATGGACAGGAATTGATTATTTAGGAGAATCGGGAAGATGGCCGTCAAGAGGATTTTACTCCGGTTTAGTTGATTTTGCAGGCGTTATCAAGCCAAGAGGATATTTCCGTCAGTCGCTTTGGTCAGATAAACCAATGGCTTATATTGGAACTTATCCGTTAACTAATGAAAAAGATATTTCTAAAGATGCGTGGGCAATCTGGAACTACAAAGACGGAGAAAAAATACGCGTAGTTTGTTATACAAATGCTGCAAAAGCTCGTTTAGAATTAAACGGAAAAGTAGTGGGCGAAACGAAACCTTACGACGAAAAAACCGGAATTATTTATTGGGATATTCCTTTTGCTTCAGGAAAATTAGAAGTAATTGGTTTAAACAAAGAGGATAAAGAGGTTAGCAGATTCAACATAACATCAACGCAGCAGCCAGTTGAATTAACCATTGCAGATAAAAATATCACAATCTCAAAAGACAAAGGCGTTGCTAAAATAATGGTTCAGGTAAAAGATCAAAACGGACTTGCGGTAATGCTTTCAGATAACGAAGTAACCTGCACAATAAATGGACCGGGAATTTTATTAGGATTGGAAGCCGGAAACAACAGCGACATGACAGACTATACAGATAATGTTCAGCGTGTATTTCACGGACATATTGCGGCTTATATTCAGTCAACAGGAGAAGCACAGCCCATTAAAGTTACATTTACAAGTCAGTGGTTAAAACCTGTTGAGGTTACGATTAACGTGAAATAA
- a CDS encoding glycoside hydrolase family 27 protein: MKIKNRICALGLFLVIISANAQNKTFQKDEFKQWAQTPPMGWNSWDCYGPTVEEQEVKANVDYMAKELKKFGWEYVVVDIRWFVENDKAGGYNQTDPRYVIDQYGRYLPAVNRFPSAKDGQGFKPLADYIHKKGLKFGIHIMRGIPKKAVEDKLPIKGTNGITADQVYSTALQCEWLKDNYTVVADKPGAQEYYNSIFELYAQWGVDFIKIDDLSRPYHEGEINLIRNAIDNCGRKIVLSTSPGETPIEAAPHVTTHANMWRMVDDVWDTWPHITHLMDVAQKWYPYIAPGTWPDCDMIPLGRISVRGERGEDRMTRLSKDEQYTLITFFNIFKSPLFFGGDLPSNDAFTLSLLTNKNVVKMHNESTAVKQLFQKDGQIAVTSKNAKDGSVYLALFNISDSASQNVSVNLSDLEISGSAEILNIWTNEKSKTTSTTITADLKPHSSVLYQIKSKK; this comes from the coding sequence ATGAAGATAAAAAATAGGATATGTGCTTTAGGATTGTTTTTGGTAATAATTTCTGCGAATGCACAAAACAAAACCTTCCAAAAAGACGAATTCAAACAATGGGCACAAACTCCGCCAATGGGCTGGAACAGCTGGGATTGTTACGGGCCAACCGTTGAAGAACAAGAAGTAAAAGCCAATGTCGATTATATGGCAAAAGAGCTAAAGAAATTTGGCTGGGAATATGTCGTTGTAGATATTCGTTGGTTTGTAGAAAACGACAAAGCAGGAGGTTACAACCAAACAGATCCGCGTTATGTAATCGATCAATACGGAAGATATTTGCCGGCTGTAAACCGTTTTCCATCGGCAAAAGATGGACAGGGATTTAAACCTTTGGCAGATTATATTCATAAAAAAGGATTAAAATTCGGAATTCATATTATGCGCGGCATTCCAAAAAAAGCCGTTGAAGATAAATTACCAATAAAAGGCACAAACGGAATTACGGCAGATCAGGTTTATTCAACAGCTTTGCAATGCGAATGGCTGAAAGATAATTATACAGTTGTGGCAGACAAACCGGGAGCGCAGGAATATTATAATTCTATTTTTGAATTGTATGCACAATGGGGCGTAGATTTTATTAAAATTGATGATTTATCAAGACCGTATCACGAAGGCGAAATCAACTTAATCAGAAATGCGATCGATAACTGCGGACGTAAAATTGTTTTAAGTACTTCGCCGGGAGAAACGCCAATTGAAGCCGCACCGCATGTAACCACGCACGCTAATATGTGGCGTATGGTAGACGACGTTTGGGACACTTGGCCGCATATTACACATTTAATGGATGTGGCACAAAAATGGTATCCGTATATCGCACCGGGAACATGGCCGGACTGCGATATGATTCCGCTTGGGCGAATTTCAGTTAGAGGAGAAAGAGGTGAAGACCGAATGACACGTTTATCCAAAGACGAACAATATACACTGATTACGTTTTTCAATATTTTTAAATCACCGTTGTTTTTTGGTGGAGATTTACCAAGCAACGACGCTTTTACATTATCATTATTGACCAATAAAAATGTGGTAAAAATGCATAACGAAAGCACAGCCGTAAAACAGCTTTTCCAAAAAGACGGACAAATTGCCGTGACTTCAAAAAATGCAAAAGACGGAAGTGTTTATCTGGCTTTGTTTAACATTTCAGATTCAGCATCGCAAAATGTTTCCGTAAATCTTTCTGATCTTGAAATTTCGGGTTCAGCTGAAATTTTAAATATATGGACAAACGAAAAATCCAAAACAACATCAACAACAATTACAGCCGATTTAAAACCGCACAGTTCCGTTTTATATCAAATAAAAAGTAAAAAATAA
- a CDS encoding YegP family protein — protein sequence MGKFVITTRANGEFQFNLKAGNGQTILTSEGYTTKAAALNGIESVKTNSQDDGRYDRKESTSGKPYFTLKAGNGQIIGSSEMYESVSARENGIESVKKNASDADTDDQTS from the coding sequence ATGGGAAAATTTGTAATTACTACGAGAGCCAATGGTGAATTTCAATTTAATTTGAAAGCTGGTAACGGCCAGACAATTTTAACTAGTGAAGGCTACACAACTAAAGCTGCTGCTTTAAACGGAATCGAATCTGTAAAAACAAACTCGCAGGATGATGGTCGTTATGACAGAAAAGAATCTACTAGCGGAAAACCATACTTTACTTTAAAAGCCGGAAACGGACAAATTATTGGTTCTAGCGAAATGTATGAAAGTGTTTCTGCCAGAGAAAACGGAATCGAATCTGTAAAAAAGAATGCTTCTGATGCGGATACTGATGATCAGACTTCTTAA
- a CDS encoding glycoside hydrolase, which yields MRKIYISLLLITSSLSFAQRTVTISTDNVVQTMDGFGGSDAWRTQFVGKNWPEQKKNAIADLLFSKEIDAEGNPKGIGLSIWRFNLGAGSAEQGENSKVSDEWRRSECFLNADGTYDFSKQEGQRWFLQAAKKRGVEKFLIFTNSPPVYMTNNGLSFASQKNKLNLKDGAIPKFADFLVQSIQGLEQKEGIKFDYVSPINEPQWEWMSNNGTTNSQEGTPATNDEIYALTKSLSEKLKANKMSTEIVIAEAGQINYLYENVNAENRDNQIDYFFGKTKTNISKLPNVKNVILGHSYFTTWPIDKQVLSRKLIAASIKQNPGLKYWQSEYCILENPGETEIPGGSGGGRDLGMQTALFVARLIHNDIAVANAASWQWWTSITRVDYKDGLIYLDDGKSNGGTEPNYVRNDGEFHDSKLLWALGNYSLFVRPGMQRIDIPNQNEQDAANDVMLTAYKDVQNKKLIVVAVNCGKSAQKYKFQLSKGTLKNNELTPYVTSENSNLKRNNVQKIDNLEIPARSVVTFVGELQ from the coding sequence ATGAGAAAAATATATATCTCGCTTTTATTGATAACAAGTTCGCTGTCATTTGCACAGCGAACCGTTACCATCAGCACAGATAATGTAGTACAAACCATGGACGGTTTTGGAGGTTCAGATGCCTGGAGAACTCAGTTCGTGGGGAAAAATTGGCCAGAGCAAAAAAAGAATGCCATTGCCGATTTACTTTTCAGTAAAGAAATCGATGCTGAAGGAAATCCAAAAGGAATTGGACTTTCGATCTGGAGATTTAATCTTGGCGCAGGAAGTGCAGAACAAGGCGAAAACAGTAAAGTTTCTGACGAATGGAGAAGAAGTGAATGTTTTTTGAATGCCGATGGAACTTACGATTTTTCCAAACAAGAAGGGCAAAGATGGTTTTTACAAGCCGCAAAGAAAAGAGGAGTTGAAAAGTTCCTGATTTTTACAAATAGTCCGCCGGTTTATATGACAAACAACGGATTATCTTTTGCCTCTCAAAAGAATAAACTGAATCTAAAAGATGGTGCAATTCCAAAATTTGCCGATTTCTTAGTTCAAAGTATTCAGGGATTGGAGCAAAAAGAAGGAATCAAATTCGATTATGTAAGTCCGATAAACGAGCCGCAATGGGAATGGATGTCAAATAACGGAACTACAAACAGTCAGGAAGGAACGCCAGCAACAAACGACGAAATCTATGCTTTAACAAAATCACTTTCGGAAAAGCTCAAAGCCAATAAAATGAGTACAGAAATTGTAATTGCAGAAGCTGGACAAATCAACTATTTATATGAAAATGTTAATGCCGAAAACCGAGACAATCAAATCGATTATTTCTTTGGAAAAACAAAAACGAATATTTCTAAACTTCCAAATGTAAAAAATGTCATTTTGGGTCACAGTTACTTTACGACATGGCCAATCGACAAACAGGTTTTAAGCCGAAAATTAATAGCAGCAAGCATCAAGCAAAATCCGGGATTGAAATACTGGCAGTCTGAATACTGTATTTTAGAAAATCCGGGAGAAACAGAAATTCCGGGCGGTTCTGGCGGCGGAAGAGATTTAGGAATGCAGACTGCTTTATTCGTTGCACGTTTAATTCACAACGATATTGCAGTTGCCAACGCCGCTTCATGGCAATGGTGGACATCTATAACCAGAGTCGATTACAAAGACGGTTTAATTTATTTGGATGACGGAAAAAGTAACGGCGGAACTGAACCTAATTATGTTAGAAACGACGGAGAATTTCACGATTCAAAACTGCTTTGGGCTTTAGGGAATTATTCCCTTTTTGTTCGTCCCGGAATGCAGAGAATTGATATTCCAAACCAAAATGAACAAGACGCAGCAAACGACGTAATGCTGACAGCTTACAAAGATGTCCAAAATAAAAAACTAATTGTAGTAGCCGTAAACTGCGGAAAATCTGCTCAAAAATACAAATTCCAATTATCAAAAGGAACGTTAAAAAACAATGAATTGACGCCTTACGTAACTTCTGAAAATTCAAACTTAAAAAGAAATAATGTTCAGAAAATAGATAATCTTGAGATTCCAGCAAGATCAGTAGTGACTTTCGTTGGAGAACTTCAATAA
- a CDS encoding helix-turn-helix transcriptional regulator, protein MATSIKNKIKSIRELKNYTQEYMADQLGVTQAGYSKIEKGRTILSYVKLVEIAKILEVSVEDIISFDSQRYFNNYNTVKGNSNNGSILINSNSDEALKELYEDKIKLLEKLLNKTEEELNLYKRKFGQLL, encoded by the coding sequence ATGGCAACTTCAATAAAAAACAAAATAAAAAGCATTAGAGAGTTAAAAAATTATACTCAGGAATATATGGCAGATCAACTTGGTGTCACTCAGGCAGGCTACAGTAAAATTGAAAAAGGCAGAACGATTTTATCCTATGTTAAATTGGTAGAAATTGCTAAGATATTAGAAGTCAGTGTAGAAGATATTATTAGTTTTGACAGTCAAAGATATTTCAACAACTATAATACAGTAAAAGGAAATAGTAATAACGGAAGTATATTAATTAATTCGAACAGCGATGAAGCATTAAAAGAACTTTATGAAGATAAAATAAAACTTCTCGAAAAACTTTTAAATAAAACAGAAGAAGAACTGAACTTATATAAAAGAAAGTTTGGTCAGTTATTATAA
- a CDS encoding copper resistance protein NlpE → MKNLFVLLAIAIQFASCNSKKSQEETKPSVSDSTDVKTEKSTAENVLIYEGLLPCADCSGIETILKIYQGNGTMEQQKFELSSIYKGKSPEKEFVEKGNFNTERGLENDPDGTIFILNWDKPADKQQYFGYFSSDTKKIYMLDRDKKIIKSKLNYSLDLKK, encoded by the coding sequence ATGAAAAATCTATTCGTTTTATTAGCAATTGCCATTCAGTTTGCATCTTGTAATTCAAAGAAAAGCCAGGAAGAAACAAAACCGTCGGTATCTGATTCTACAGATGTAAAAACTGAAAAAAGTACAGCAGAAAATGTTTTGATTTACGAAGGTTTACTGCCTTGCGCAGATTGCAGCGGAATTGAGACCATTCTCAAAATTTATCAGGGAAACGGAACGATGGAACAGCAAAAGTTTGAATTATCAAGCATTTATAAAGGAAAATCGCCTGAAAAAGAGTTTGTTGAAAAAGGAAATTTTAATACCGAAAGAGGTTTAGAAAATGATCCAGACGGAACAATCTTTATTTTGAATTGGGACAAACCTGCCGATAAACAACAATATTTCGGCTATTTTAGTTCAGACACAAAAAAGATTTATATGCTCGACAGAGATAAAAAAATAATTAAATCAAAACTGAACTATTCGCTGGATTTAAAAAAATAA
- a CDS encoding family 43 glycosylhydrolase: protein MKKAQFSLVLFLSIFNFLQAQNTKGIPPAIAEKDLTAYLFVYFTGNSVEEEAVRFAVSADGYHYYHLNNNKPVLDSKTISSTGGVRDPHILRGEDGKTFYMVLTDMTSSKGWDSNRAMVLLKSTDLVNWKSSVVNIQTTFSGNENLKRVWAPQTIYDTKAGKYLIYFSLQYAGGPDKIYYAYANKDFTGLESVPKLLFVPKSERACIDGDIIEKDGVYHLFYKTETETAGIKVATTTDLTSGNWTENDNYLQQTKDGVEGSSVFKLNNSDEYILMYDVYTKGRYQFTKTTDLENFKVIDNDISMDFNPRHGTILPITRSELKRITNKWGLPAKFPKINNNPVLEGYYADPEILYSNKTKKYYIYPTSDGFDGWSGNYFKTFSSDNLKDWKDEGIILDLRKDISWANRNAWAPCIVEKKIKGKYQYFYYFTAAQKIGVAVSDNPAESFKDSGKALIAARPAGVNGGQEIDPDVFTDPKSGKSYLYWGNGYMAVAELNPDMISIKPETTKVITVDETFREGTYVIYRKGIYYFLWSEDDTRSPNYKVRYGTSKSPLGPIEIPKNNIVIQGRPDVGIHATGHNSVLQIPNKDEWYLVYHRFSYPTGIKMGDAGGFHREVCIDKLEFNLDGTIKPVIPTHEGIEGLK, encoded by the coding sequence ATGAAGAAAGCACAGTTTAGCCTTGTATTATTTTTATCGATTTTTAATTTTTTACAAGCCCAGAATACAAAAGGAATTCCGCCCGCAATTGCCGAGAAAGATTTAACAGCCTATTTATTTGTTTATTTCACCGGAAATTCGGTCGAAGAAGAAGCAGTTCGTTTTGCCGTAAGTGCAGATGGTTATCATTATTATCATCTCAACAATAATAAACCGGTTTTAGACAGCAAAACAATTAGTTCAACCGGAGGCGTTCGCGATCCGCATATTTTAAGAGGAGAAGACGGAAAAACCTTTTATATGGTTTTGACCGATATGACTTCTTCAAAAGGCTGGGACAGCAATCGTGCGATGGTTTTGCTAAAAAGCACCGATTTAGTAAACTGGAAAAGCAGCGTAGTCAATATTCAAACTACTTTTTCCGGAAACGAAAACCTAAAACGTGTTTGGGCGCCACAGACAATTTATGACACCAAAGCAGGAAAGTATTTAATTTATTTTAGTCTGCAGTATGCCGGAGGTCCTGATAAAATTTATTACGCTTACGCGAATAAAGACTTCACAGGTTTAGAAAGTGTTCCGAAATTATTATTTGTACCAAAATCTGAAAGAGCTTGTATTGATGGAGATATAATTGAAAAAGACGGTGTTTATCATCTTTTTTATAAAACAGAAACCGAAACGGCAGGAATTAAAGTGGCCACAACAACCGATTTAACTTCAGGAAATTGGACTGAAAATGATAATTATCTGCAGCAGACAAAAGACGGTGTTGAAGGTTCGAGTGTTTTTAAACTCAACAATTCAGACGAATATATTCTGATGTATGATGTGTATACAAAAGGAAGATATCAGTTTACCAAAACAACAGATTTAGAAAATTTCAAGGTTATTGATAATGATATTTCTATGGATTTTAATCCACGTCACGGAACGATTTTACCGATTACACGTTCTGAATTAAAAAGAATTACTAATAAATGGGGATTACCTGCGAAATTTCCAAAAATAAATAATAATCCCGTTCTCGAAGGTTATTATGCTGATCCTGAAATTCTGTATTCAAACAAAACCAAAAAATATTATATCTATCCAACAAGTGACGGATTTGATGGCTGGTCAGGAAATTACTTTAAAACATTTTCATCCGATAATTTAAAAGACTGGAAAGACGAAGGAATTATTCTGGATCTTAGAAAAGATATAAGTTGGGCAAACCGAAATGCGTGGGCACCGTGTATTGTAGAGAAAAAGATAAAAGGCAAATACCAGTATTTTTATTATTTCACAGCAGCACAAAAAATTGGAGTCGCAGTTTCAGATAATCCAGCCGAGTCATTTAAAGACAGCGGAAAAGCATTAATCGCAGCTAGACCGGCAGGAGTAAACGGAGGTCAGGAAATTGACCCCGATGTTTTTACAGATCCTAAAAGTGGGAAAAGTTATTTGTATTGGGGAAATGGTTATATGGCTGTCGCCGAATTAAATCCCGATATGATTTCGATAAAACCGGAAACAACAAAAGTGATTACTGTTGATGAAACTTTCCGTGAAGGAACGTATGTAATTTACAGAAAAGGAATTTATTATTTCTTGTGGAGCGAAGACGATACAAGAAGTCCGAATTATAAAGTGAGATACGGAACTTCAAAATCGCCTTTGGGACCAATCGAAATTCCCAAAAATAATATTGTAATTCAGGGAAGACCAGATGTTGGAATTCACGCGACGGGACATAATTCGGTACTTCAAATTCCAAATAAAGACGAATGGTATCTGGTTTATCATAGATTTTCATATCCAACCGGAATCAAAATGGGAGACGCAGGCGGATTTCATCGTGAAGTCTGCATCGACAAACTCGAGTTTAATCTGGACGGAACTATAAAGCCAGTAATTCCTACTCACGAAGGAATTGAAGGTTTAAAATAA